In Triticum aestivum cultivar Chinese Spring chromosome 5B, IWGSC CS RefSeq v2.1, whole genome shotgun sequence, the following proteins share a genomic window:
- the LOC123113138 gene encoding uncharacterized protein yields the protein MPKWDKSEQEMQAAQVTPGPWKEKLYYFRPKALKQAPRTEVCAYYVYENIRMMASERTKSDRQLWFNVVRETLLPKERIRALQEEIAGFLLDQVIDPKGEYYYPLPPL from the exons atgcctaagtgggataagtctgagcaagagatgcagGCTGCACAGGTCACTCCAGGTCCATGGAAAGAAAAGTTGTATTATTTTCGacccaag gccctgaagcaggcgccgaggACTGAAGTTTGTGCATACTACGTTtacgagaacattcgcatgatggcatccGAAAGAACCAAATCTGATAGACAactatgg ttcaatgtGGTGCGGGAGACGCTCCTACCaaaggagcgcatacgagcacttcaagaggaaatagcgggatttttgctcgaccaggtcatagatcccaaaggagaatactattacccgctaccgcccctatga